Proteins from a genomic interval of Trifolium pratense cultivar HEN17-A07 linkage group LG6, ARS_RC_1.1, whole genome shotgun sequence:
- the LOC123892634 gene encoding trafficking protein particle complex subunit 2-like protein, producing MIVCVAVVGHQNNPLYIQSFTEADDALKLHHIVHCSLDVVDERVNNPKKSGPMLNETFLGLLYPIENYKVYGYLTNTKVKFILVTTDLDVKDADVRNFFRRFHSAYVDAVSNPFHVPGKKITSRTFAERVSTIVKSFGFSSAA from the exons ATGATCGTTTGCGTCGCTGTCGTTGGTCACCAG AACAATCCGTTGTACATACAGAGCTTCACGGAAGCCGATGATGCTCTCAAGCTTCATCACATCGTCCATTGCTCGCTCGATGTGGTAGACGAAAGAG TGAACAATCCTAAGAAATCTGGACCGATGCTGAATGAGACATTTCTGGGATTGCTTTATCCTATCGAAAATTACAAAGT CTATGGATATTTGACTAATACAAAGGTGAAATTTATCTTGGTGACCACGGATCTGGATGTTAAAGATGCAGATGTAAGAAAT TTTTTCAGGAGATTCCATTCTGCATATGTAGATGCAGTTTCAAACCCATTCCATGTGCCAGGTAAAAAGATAACATCCAGAACTTTTGCAGAAAGAGTGAGCACAATCGTCAAGTCATTTGGTTTTAGTTCGGCTGCGTGA
- the LOC123893098 gene encoding uncharacterized protein LOC123893098 isoform X2, with the protein MKVESCYKIKSDEKHQLTSSGNSGKTAEMLFLLTFGEEDLHHGKLNACEVSLGGRLNSINVEDMKFFERMKLGVTVSIHSLDERASADHIRSNVPLLGWMEKTASEYHLSFIMILSSMYNEQGY; encoded by the exons ATGAAAGTTGAAAG CTGTTACAAGATTAAGA GTGATGAGAAGCATCAGCTAACTTCTTCCGGAAACAGTGGCAAAACAGctgaaatgttatttttattgacCTTTGGTGAAGAAGATCTGCATCATGGAAAACTTAATGCATGTGAAGTTTCACTTGGTGGCAGACTCAATAGCATCAACGTTGAGGATATGAAGTTTTTTGAAAGAATGAAATTGGGTGTTACTGTTTCTATTCATTCTTTGGACGAGAGAGCCTCTGCAGACCACATTCGTTCAAATGTACCTTTACTTGGCTGGATGGAGAAAACTGCTTCTGAGTACCACTTAAGCTTTATTATGATATTAAGTTCAATGTATAATGAACAGGGTTATTAG
- the LOC123893098 gene encoding uncharacterized protein LOC123893098 isoform X1: protein MKVESCYKIKISDEKHQLTSSGNSGKTAEMLFLLTFGEEDLHHGKLNACEVSLGGRLNSINVEDMKFFERMKLGVTVSIHSLDERASADHIRSNVPLLGWMEKTASEYHLSFIMILSSMYNEQGY from the exons ATGAAAGTTGAAAG CTGTTACAAGATTAAGATCAGTGATGAGAAGCATCAGCTAACTTCTTCCGGAAACAGTGGCAAAACAGctgaaatgttatttttattgacCTTTGGTGAAGAAGATCTGCATCATGGAAAACTTAATGCATGTGAAGTTTCACTTGGTGGCAGACTCAATAGCATCAACGTTGAGGATATGAAGTTTTTTGAAAGAATGAAATTGGGTGTTACTGTTTCTATTCATTCTTTGGACGAGAGAGCCTCTGCAGACCACATTCGTTCAAATGTACCTTTACTTGGCTGGATGGAGAAAACTGCTTCTGAGTACCACTTAAGCTTTATTATGATATTAAGTTCAATGTATAATGAACAGGGTTATTAG
- the LOC123892732 gene encoding triacylglycerol lipase 2-like, with the protein MASSRVISVLSILLLCITIIQGRKTLYTSNDFSASSLNTDDGICKTMVETQGYTCEEHKVTTEDGYILSMQRLPASRSGEKANKPPVLIQHGNMFDSYDLFQDAVIWLFNSPDESLGFILADSGFDVWLVNGRGTKYSTMHTSLSPNDKAYWDWSWDELASYDLPASVQYVYNNTGQKMHYAGHSQGTLMAFAALSQGQLLNMLRSAALLSPIAHMNQISSKETKLGADLFLANDIYWLGIREFSPIEDVGAKFLDGICHTLNLNCANLMAFFTGPNCCINSSRIDFYLQHEPQPSSTKNLIHFSQMIRTGNIAKYDYDDQAQNVKHYGQRVPPTYDLTKIPNDFPLFFAYGGKDQLSDVQDVKILLNDLQDHDANKLVLEFNQDYAHADFILSVSAKQDVYDPMIAFFNNQ; encoded by the exons ATGGCCAGCAGCAGAGTAATTAGTGTTCTCTCAATACTCTTGCTTTGCATTACAATAATACAAGGAAGAAAAACACTTTACACTAGCAATGATTTTTCAGCATCCTCTCTAAATACTGATGATGGTATCTGCAAGACTATGGTAGAAACACAAGGTTACACATGTGAAGAACATAAG gtTACAACAGAGGATGGCTACATCCTGAGCATGCAGAGGTTACCGGCAAGTCGGTCCGGTGAGAAAGCAAACAAACCACCGGTGTTAATACAACATG GCAACATGTTTGACTCATATGATTTATTTCAGGATGCGGTAATATGGTTGTTCAATTCACCAGATGAATCATTGGGATTTATTTTAGCTGACAGTGGATTTGATGTGTGGCTTGTGAATGGTCGTGGCACAAAATATAGCACCATGCACACATCACTAAGTCCTAATGACAAG GCTTATTGGGATTGGTCATGGGATGAATTAGCTAGTTATGATCTTCCTGCTTCAGTCCAATATGTGTACAACAATACTGGTCAAAAAATGCACTATGCAGGTCATTCTCAA GGAACTCTAATGGCTTTTGCTGCATTATCACAAGGACAACTTTTGAATATGTTAAGATCAGCTGCTTTACTTAGTCCAATTGCTCATATGAATCAAATTTCTTCAAAGGAAACAAAACTCGGTGCTGACCTCTTTTTAGCTAAT GATATATATTGGCTAGGCATACGTGAATTCAGTCCTATTGA GGATGTTGGAGCAAAGTTTTTGGATGGCATCTGCCACACTCTAAACTTGAATTGCGCAAACCTAATGGCATTTTTCACAg GTCCGAATTGCTGCATAAATTCTTCTAGGATAGATTTCTATCTTCAGCATGAACCACAACCATCATCAACAAAGAACTTGATCCATTTTTCACAAA TGATCAGAACAGGAAACATAGCAAAGTATGATTACGATGATCAAGCACAAAATGTGAAGCACTATGGTCAACGAGTTCCTCCAACTTATGACCTGACCAAAATCCCAAATGATTTCCCTCTTTTTTTTGCCTATGGAGGTAAAGATCAGCTATCTGATGTACAAGATGTGAAGATTTTGCTTAATGACCTCCAAGATCATGATGCTAACAAGCTCGTGCTAGAGTTCAACCAAGATTATGCACATGCTGATTTTATTTTGAGTGTCAGTGCTAAACAAGATGTTTATGATCCCATGATAGCTTTTTTCAACAACCAGTGA